From Pagrus major chromosome 2, Pma_NU_1.0, one genomic window encodes:
- the LOC141013211 gene encoding adenine phosphoribosyltransferase isoform X2, with amino-acid sequence MDVFTNPVDRHKGWYLSLMAPNIKGPLFAWLDPSRLYCNSQALADCVRDLLSPFHDDTIDLVAGLDAMGFILGASVATTLGKGFLAIRKAGHLCVATQTQNYSDYTGREKTMEVRLDVLRPGTRVLIVDQWIETGGTMKAAIQLVESLGATVVGVAAVAIENTEGGKWIKENYKFSHCIPKELQSQIDQKYLESFNAFNN; translated from the exons ATGGACGTGTTCACCAATCCCGTAGACAGACATAAAGGATGGTATCTTTCTCTGATGGCGCCCAACATTAAAGGTCCGCTGTTTGCCTGGCTGGACCCGTCCAGACTCTACTGCAACTCACAG GCTCTTGCAGACTGTGTCCGAGATCTTCTCAGTCCATTCCACGACGACACCATCGACCTGGTTGCCGGGTTAGATGCAATGGGATTCATTCTTG gTGCGTCCGTGGCCACCACCCTGGGAAAAGGTTTCCTGGCTATCCGTAAGGCAGGACACCTGTGTGTCGCAACCCAAACCCAAAACTACAGCGACTACACAGGCAGAGAAAAGACGATGGAAGTAAGACTGGATGTGCTGCGACCAG GTACGAGGGTGCTGATAGTGGACCAATGGATAGAGACTGGAGGCACCATGAAGGCTGCCATCCAGCTGGTGGAGAGCCTGGGAGCCACCGTTGTGG GCGTCGCAGCTGTGGCCATCGAGAACACTGAAGGAGGAAAGTGGATTAAAGAAAATTACAAATTCTCTCACTGCATCCCCAAAGAGCTGCAGAGCCAAATCGACCAGAAGTATCTGGAGTCCTTCAACGCCTTCAACAACTGA
- the rab34a gene encoding ras-related protein Rab-34a isoform X2, whose protein sequence is MSVRVSAMSVLPPVRRDRVIAQLPQYFRKEAAQHTKEDFNNKVKTACQEQRTGTVGFKISKVIVVGDLAVGKTCLINRFCKDAFDKNYKATIGVDFEMERFEVLGVPFSLQLWDTAGQERFKCIASTYYRGAQVVIIAFDVTDIASLGHVRQWLEDALKENDPTAVQLFLVGTKKDLSSPAQYSQIEQDAIKLAQEISAEYWAVSSLTGENVKEFFFRVASLAFETNVLAELEKSGSRQIGDVVRINSTSNNVYTSSKKKQPNCCQ, encoded by the exons ATGTCTGTGCGAGTTTCAGCCATGAGTGTTCTTCCTCCTGTCCGACGGGACCGCGTCATCGCTCAGCTCCCTCAG TATTTCAGGAAAGAGGCAGCTCAGCACACTAAAGAGGATTTCAACAATAAAGTGAAGACGGCCTGCCAGGAGCAGCGGACCGGCACCGTGGG ATTTAAAATCTCTAAGGTGATTGTTGTGGGTGACCTGGCTGTGGGGAAAACCTGTCTGATTAATAG ATTTTGCAAAGATGCTTTTGATAAGAACTACAAGGCAACGATCGGTGTGGATTTCGAGATGGAGCGGTTCGAGGTGCTGGGAGTTCCTTTCAGCCTGCAGTT GTGGGACACTGCAGGACAAGAGAGGTTCAAGTGCATCGCTTCTACGTACTACAGAGGAGCCCAGG TTGTGATCATTGCGTTTGATGTAACTGATATTGCCTCTTTGGGCCATGTGAG gCAGTGGCTGGAAGACGCCCTGAAGGAGAACGACCCCACCGCTGTTCAGCTGTTCCTCGTGGGCACAAAGAAAGACCTGAGC TCTCCTGCTCAGTATTCTCAGATCGAGCAAGATGCCATCAAACTAGCACAGGAGATCAGTGCAGAGTATTGGGCCGTGTCCTCGCTGACAG GAGAAAACGTGAAAGAGTTTTTCTTCCGGGTTGCATCGCTGGCATTCGAGACCAACGTTCTTGCCGAGCTGGAGAAAAGTGGATCGAGGCAGATCGGGGACGTCGTCA GAATTAACAGCACTTCAAACAATGTGTACACTTCGTCGAAGAAGAAACAGCCGAACTGCTGTCAGTGA
- the LOC141013211 gene encoding adenine phosphoribosyltransferase isoform X1, with the protein MCDSLSLIHSPPHSPKFLPLKAQLLSGKMDVFTNPVDRHKGWYLSLMAPNIKGPLFAWLDPSRLYCNSQALADCVRDLLSPFHDDTIDLVAGLDAMGFILGASVATTLGKGFLAIRKAGHLCVATQTQNYSDYTGREKTMEVRLDVLRPGTRVLIVDQWIETGGTMKAAIQLVESLGATVVGVAAVAIENTEGGKWIKENYKFSHCIPKELQSQIDQKYLESFNAFNN; encoded by the exons ATGtgcgactctctctctctcattcacagTCCACCTCATTCACCCAAGTTTCTCCCTCTAAAAGCGCAACTTTTGTCTGGGAAAATGGACGTGTTCACCAATCCCGTAGACAGACATAAAGGATGGTATCTTTCTCTGATGGCGCCCAACATTAAAGGTCCGCTGTTTGCCTGGCTGGACCCGTCCAGACTCTACTGCAACTCACAG GCTCTTGCAGACTGTGTCCGAGATCTTCTCAGTCCATTCCACGACGACACCATCGACCTGGTTGCCGGGTTAGATGCAATGGGATTCATTCTTG gTGCGTCCGTGGCCACCACCCTGGGAAAAGGTTTCCTGGCTATCCGTAAGGCAGGACACCTGTGTGTCGCAACCCAAACCCAAAACTACAGCGACTACACAGGCAGAGAAAAGACGATGGAAGTAAGACTGGATGTGCTGCGACCAG GTACGAGGGTGCTGATAGTGGACCAATGGATAGAGACTGGAGGCACCATGAAGGCTGCCATCCAGCTGGTGGAGAGCCTGGGAGCCACCGTTGTGG GCGTCGCAGCTGTGGCCATCGAGAACACTGAAGGAGGAAAGTGGATTAAAGAAAATTACAAATTCTCTCACTGCATCCCCAAAGAGCTGCAGAGCCAAATCGACCAGAAGTATCTGGAGTCCTTCAACGCCTTCAACAACTGA
- the rab34a gene encoding ras-related protein Rab-34a isoform X1 yields the protein MSVRVSAMSVLPPVRRDRVIAQLPQYFRKEAAQHTKEDFNNKVKTACQEQRTGTVGRFKISKVIVVGDLAVGKTCLINRFCKDAFDKNYKATIGVDFEMERFEVLGVPFSLQLWDTAGQERFKCIASTYYRGAQVVIIAFDVTDIASLGHVRQWLEDALKENDPTAVQLFLVGTKKDLSSPAQYSQIEQDAIKLAQEISAEYWAVSSLTGENVKEFFFRVASLAFETNVLAELEKSGSRQIGDVVRINSTSNNVYTSSKKKQPNCCQ from the exons ATGTCTGTGCGAGTTTCAGCCATGAGTGTTCTTCCTCCTGTCCGACGGGACCGCGTCATCGCTCAGCTCCCTCAG TATTTCAGGAAAGAGGCAGCTCAGCACACTAAAGAGGATTTCAACAATAAAGTGAAGACGGCCTGCCAGGAGCAGCGGACCGGCACCGTGGG CAGATTTAAAATCTCTAAGGTGATTGTTGTGGGTGACCTGGCTGTGGGGAAAACCTGTCTGATTAATAG ATTTTGCAAAGATGCTTTTGATAAGAACTACAAGGCAACGATCGGTGTGGATTTCGAGATGGAGCGGTTCGAGGTGCTGGGAGTTCCTTTCAGCCTGCAGTT GTGGGACACTGCAGGACAAGAGAGGTTCAAGTGCATCGCTTCTACGTACTACAGAGGAGCCCAGG TTGTGATCATTGCGTTTGATGTAACTGATATTGCCTCTTTGGGCCATGTGAG gCAGTGGCTGGAAGACGCCCTGAAGGAGAACGACCCCACCGCTGTTCAGCTGTTCCTCGTGGGCACAAAGAAAGACCTGAGC TCTCCTGCTCAGTATTCTCAGATCGAGCAAGATGCCATCAAACTAGCACAGGAGATCAGTGCAGAGTATTGGGCCGTGTCCTCGCTGACAG GAGAAAACGTGAAAGAGTTTTTCTTCCGGGTTGCATCGCTGGCATTCGAGACCAACGTTCTTGCCGAGCTGGAGAAAAGTGGATCGAGGCAGATCGGGGACGTCGTCA GAATTAACAGCACTTCAAACAATGTGTACACTTCGTCGAAGAAGAAACAGCCGAACTGCTGTCAGTGA
- the tlcd1 gene encoding TLC domain-containing protein 1, with protein MDALIPVLKNNPGTSVLVFSLLFRVVHRLLQNLPVPKVVTQNDQHFWKWRNLSVSMVHSLLTGAWALTCVVVWPETLNNIHSYHTPLSYLLVCVSTGYFVQDAGDIILTGHARASWEFLIHHALVILCFLYALYTHLYVAGAVIALFVEVNSVTLHMRLMLKLAGAQSSNMYYINKFANLFTYITFRLSTQFYLTWYIVQNYSWLDHGGFFLASIIVMNIMIMIYFYRLLRADFCSRSKSSARQNGTYNNNSRKFLTD; from the exons ATGGACGCCCTAATTCCTGTCCTCAAGAATAACCCAGGCACGTCGGTGCTGgtgttctctcttctcttcaggGTGGTCCACCGTTTGCTCCAGAACCTGCCGGTGCCCAAAGTGGTGACGCAGAATGACCAACACTTCTGGAAGTGGAGGAACCTCTCTGTGTCCATGGTGCACTCCCTGCTCACTGGGGCATGGGCCCTGACCTG TGTGGTGGTCTGGCCCGAGACGCTGAACAACATCCACTCCTACCACACCCCTCTGTCCTACCTGCTCGTCTGCGTCTCAACAG GATATTTTGTACAAGATGCAGGTGACATCATCCTGACAGGACACGCAAGAGCATCATGGGAATTCTTAATCCATCATGCACTG GTGATCCTGTGTTTCCTGTACGCCCTCTACACTCACCTGTACGTAGCCGGCGCCGTGATCGCTCTCTTCGTGGAGGTCAACAGCGTCACCCTACACATGAGGCTGATGCTGAAGCTGGCTGGCGCTCAGTCCTCCAACATGTACTACATCAACAAATTCGCCAACCTCTTCACCTACATCACGTTTCGTCTGAGCACACAGTTCTACCTCACTTGGTACATCGTCCAAAACTACTCCTGGCTGGACCACGGCGGATTCTTTCTGGCCTCCATTATAGTGATGAATATCATGATCATGATTTACTTCTACCGCCTGCTCCGCGCCGACTTCTGCTCCAGGAGTAAGAGCTCCGCGAGACAGAACGGGACGTACAACAACAACTCCAGAAAGTTTCTCACTGATTGA